atcttctagtttcccactaaccttggccaccttatacgcattggtttttaatttgatactctcctttatttccttggttatccacggctggttatcccttctcttaccgcccttctttttcactggaatatatgaaagagctccttaaaagtcctccactgttcctcaattgtgccaccgtttagtctctgttcccagtctactttagccaactctgccctcatcccactgtagtcccctttgtttaagcatagtttgctcgtttgagacactacttcctcaccctcaatctgtttacaaattcaaccatactatgatcactcattccgagaggatcttttacgaggagatagtttattattcctgtctcattacacaagacgagatctaagatagcttgctcctttgtagggtctgtaacatactgttctaagaaacaatcctgtatgcattctatgaattcctcctcaaggctaccccgtgcaatttgatttgaccaatcgatatgtaggttaaaatcccccatgattactgccgttcctttttcacatgcctccattattcccttgattattgtctgctccaccatgaagttattattttggggcctataaactacgcccaccagtgactttttccccttactatctctaatctccacccacaatgattcaacattttgttcattagagccaatatcatctctcacaactgccctgatatcatcctttattaacagagctaccccacctcctttcccttcttgtctatctttccgaattgtcagatacccctgtatgtttaattcccagtcttggccaccctgcaaccacgtttctgtaatggccatcaaatcatacccatttgtaactcatttattttatttcgaatgctgcgtgcgtttaggtagagtgttttaatactagtttttaaaccatgatttttagttttgacccctcctgcagcccctttatattcatacatattgtcccttcctatcactttgtggtttacacttaccccagtgctactctgctctgttgcctcctacctcttgcattctttcttggggtcctgttcatctgagctctcacccactctaactagctcagagccctctcctgggttcctatccccctgccaagctagtttaaagccctcccaaccgtactatcaaaaccacccgcgagaacattggtcccgtctctgttgaggtgtaacctgtccgaatgGTTCGGAATGGTTCCTTCAGACCGGAAGGAGGCTGATGAAGTCCCCATTTAAAAAAATTGTggcaaggcagacccgggtaactataggcccatcaattTAATATCagcaataggtaagatgcttgaaagaatcattaagggatgcaatatatgaatacttagatagggagggacatattaggggcacccaacatggcttcataaaaaaaaaagagttcatgtctcacaagtctaattgtattttttgaaaaagttataaagttggtggatgagggaagcccagtagacattgtctacttagatttccaaaaagtttTTGAGAGGATACCACACAAGAAGCTTCTCTATAAGatgggagcctctggtattagtggaaatatattgagctggattcagatcTGGCTGGCAAGAtgcaggtaaagagcagttatagatggatttggatctgtttggagatcggtcaccagtggtgtcccgcagggaacagtgctgggaccgttgcttttcacTAATTATATTaaggatctggattttggggttgggggcacagtTTGCAAATTtggaaatgataccaagatctgtgcaagtgctagaactgtagaagtggctcgtctgattcaggttcATCTTAAAGTTTTGGGAgtctggcctcatgactggaaaatgatatataacttagataagtgcagtggtaTGTATGTGGgcaggcaaatgctcaacattcgtacacgctccagggaaaggcattaaagatggtggagatagaaagagatttgggcattctagtgcatacatccttaaaggtacatgagcaatgctgtgcagcgatagctagagcaaatagggtgttggggtgtatccataggacaatggagtataagacgaggcgtactgttttgtcctgatACAACatcttagtcaggctgcacttggaatactgtgtccagttttggtctcctcacatggtggatgatattgaggctctggaaaaggtgcagaagagggccactagactaattccaagtcgaaAGTATCTTAGttttcaagataggttaaaagagttgggactcttttccttagagcagcgtagacttagggggatatgattgaggtttataagataatgaacatgaaagtgttccagctgaccgtttatttcaatgaagtaggttaggcaggaccaggggcacaaatttaagttgtataaggctacatctaggttagatgtcaggaggtggttcttttcccagagaatagtagacctctggaacaagctgccctctcatgtggtggatacagactcactaaattccttcaagcaaaagctggatttgtttgtggctgcggcggagattaacacttacagaaggtaggtactgcagagaatttaatggccagagtgatctcctggactagtttcaatcgcttagatgggtcggagaagaatttaccatattttacttttccaaattggcctgggtttttttaatgtttttttgcctctcccaggagatcacatggattcgggtggagtggagtgtatatgctgtgatatatcgcaattgtgtgggacaggcttgatggaccagatggtctttacctgtccgtcatttttcataTGTATTGAAACACTTCCTCGACAGCTTCCTGTCGAagactaccagagcaggtacagcactgattagattcagagtaaagctctctctacactatctcatcaaacaatcccagggcaggtacagcacagtttagatGCAGATAAATCTCAGAACCCAAATTAGAGCCCTCATGCCCCATGGTGACAGGCTCGGGTGAgcagggtcactggccgccatcttgcacagggcgggatcagggcgcatgcatGGCCAccttggttcaggaacagagaatggacggggcttcagggtctctgttcccaactgggtcccagtgcccgggagatggagcatcctgggtaACAGGTTTTTCTTCatcttagaatcagagactggttacaacatggaaggaggccgtttggcccatcgagcccatgccggctatctgcaagagcgtcagctaatcccactccatctactctgtccagacccttcatgattttgaatacctctgtcaaatctcatctcaatcttctctgccctgaggagaacaaccccagcttctccagactatccacgtaactgaagtccctcatccctgaatcaTTCTCATaactcttttctgcaccctctccaaagcctttgcatACTTGCTAAAATGCGGTACCCAAAATTGCTCcatctcagtcaacaagctcctcgctggagtggaactaaactacagaaccagtcggaacctgttcaactttcgtcgtctccaggccaggtccaagaccacctcaacctcggtcgtcgagctaccatacgcggacgatgcctgtgtctgcgcacatagaggctgaacttccaaatcatagtcaacgtatttactgaggcgtacgaaagcatgggccttacgctaaacatccgtaagacaaaggtcctccacaaacctcccgccccgccccccagtcatcaaggatccacggcgcggtcctggacaacgtggaccatacgggatcctcttatcaacaagagcagacattgacaacgagattcaatactgcctccagtgcaccagtgcagccttcggccgcctgaggaaaagtgtgtttgaagaccaggccctcaaatttgtgacctagctcatggtctacagggctgtagtaatacctgccctcctgtatgtcacagagacatggcccatgtacagtagacacctcaagttgctggagaaatactaccaacgatgtctccgcaagatcctacaaagccccagggaggacatatgcaccaacattagcgtcgtcgaccaggccaacattccgaacactgaagcattgaccacacttgatcaactccgctgggcaagccacattgttcgcatgccaggcatgagactcccaaagcgcgtgctctactcggaactccttcacggcaaacgagccaaaggtgggcagaggaaatgttacatggacatcctcaaagcctcccggaaaaagtgcaacatccccactgacacctgggaatccctggccaaggaccacactaagtggaggaagtgcatccgggagggcactgagcaccttgagtctcatcgccgagagcacacagaaatcaaacgcaggcatgggaaagagcgtgcggcaaacctgtcacacccaccctttccctcaacgactatctgtcccacctgtgacagggactgtggttctcatattggactgttcagccacctaaggattcatttttagagtggaagcatgtctgccTCGATTCAGAgggctgcctatgataatgacccagaattggtcacaatattccagttgaggccgaaccagtattttatgcaggttcaacataatatccacacttctgtactctatacttctattcatgaagcctaggatcccataagcctttctaactgctttctcaacctgcgctgccaccttcagcgattggtgcacatatactcctgggtctctctgttcttgcacccctttaaaattgtattctttagtttatatttccactcctctttcttctgaccaaaatgtatcacttttgaacttttctatgttaaatttcatctgccacatgtccatccattccaccagcctgtataTGTCTTTCaagatctatcactatcctcctcactgttcactgtacttctaagttttgtgtcatctgcaaatttggaaattgtgccctgtacacccaagtctaagtcattaatatagatcaaaaaaagcagtggccccagtactgacccctggggaacaccacttcctccagtctgaaaaacaaccgttcaccactactctgtttgtgtcacttagccactttcatatccatgctgcactgtcccgattttgctggtattggtaacacgcccaggctcactaaacacaaaacctagtctgttaatcactttcagctactgaaaGTAcctcacagcatctcttctacctccaatatgtgaatagagcatcatgcctgcaaaccttgtataagtttatatccactcagcaaatctatttaagaaaagcctgccgaccgatgagacactgttaaggtgccagtgtgctgctggtttgctcggcaatttgcctgtaatggactctgtattttggtctctgtatttaaggaaggatatacttgcattagaggctgttcagtgaaggttcactaggttgattccagagatgagggggttgactcatcaagaaaggttgagtaggttgggcctatacaaattggagttcagaagaatgagaggtgatcttatcaaaacatataagatgatgagggggctcaataaggtggatgcagagaggatatttccactcatacgggaaactaaaactaggggacatagtcttagaataaggggccgcccaattaaaattaaggtgatgaatttcttctctgatgggtgtaaatctatggaattctctgcccaagagagctgtggaggctgggtctttgaatatatttaaggcagagatagacagatttttgagtgataagggagtaaaaggttatggggagcgggcagggaagtggagctgagtccatgatcagatcagccatggtcttattgaatggcggagcaggcctgaggggccaaatggcctactcctgctcctatttcttatgttctaactgaacatttctcccagtgtaaccttgtctgtaatgaaatgtgtcttttaataagcctcagatCCTTGTTCATGTCTGctgtagattccggagatgaggggggtcgacttatgacgataggttgggcctatacacatttgagTTCAGAGGAATGAAGTGATcttagtgtggccctgaaggagtgtgtccaggctgaaattctgttccccctgtatgatcctccccccagattgtcctttctcagctccagccaggtgatgctaaacattcaggtgggaaagacaaaaatccacagcaatgtgttgaaagcaacattaATTTATGTGTCTATATATCAAATATTAAATTCCAGTCCAGCTACAGGAGTTATTAATATCAGCGTTACAAGAGatataaaccccaactgtcagaatgaacacaattcagtccaggatgtgattaacagcagcaataacagcagaatccaaccactgcagtcacttgtgaactcgctggtggctcagcaggttggatgatcgaatgaatcccttcccacattcagagcagctgaacggcctctccccagtgtgaattcgctggtgtctcagcaggtgggctgaccgagtgaatcccatcccacattcagagcagctgaacggcctctcccctgtgtgaattcgctggtgtctcagcaggtggtatgacagaatgaatcccttcccacactcggagcaggtaaacggcctctccccagcgtgaagtcgctggtgtatcagcaggtgctgtttgcttttaaaactcttctcacagtcagaacatttaaaaggcctctccccagtgtgaactcgctggtgtgtcagcagggcgaataactgagtgaatcccttcccacactcggagcaggtgaacggcctctccccagtgtgaactcgctggtgtgtcaggagttgctgtttgcttttaaaactcttcttacAGTTAGAACATTTAAAAgttctctcctcagtgtgaactcgctggtgtctcagcagggcgaataactgagtgaatcccttcccacagtcggagcaggagaacggtctttccccagtgtgaacttgctggtgtatcagcaggctggatgactgagtgaatctcttcccacactcggagcaggtgaacggcctctccccagtgtgaactcgctggtgtgtcaggagttgctgtttgcttttaaaactcttctcacagtcagaacatttaaaaggtctctccccagtgtgaactcgctgctgtctcagcaggctggatgactgagtgaatcccttcccacagtcggagcagatgaatggcctccccccagtgggaacttgctggtgtgtcagcaggtgggatgatgcagtgaatcccttcccacagtcggagcagatgaacagcctctccccagtgggaacttggtgtgtcagcaggtgggatgatgcagtgagtcccttcccacagtcggagcaggtaaaCGGCTGGTGCATtttcagctgggacgggtagttgaatcgtttcccacagtcctcacatttacatggtttctccccaatgtgactgcgcttgtgtctctccaggttggatgattggctgaagccttgtccacacacagagcacgtgtaccgtttctccccactgtgaacggtgccttctgcttccatggtcaaaagctgatgatattccggtcccgatgtatcgagtgactgtcagatcttgaagtgatgtttggtttgagcttccagtctacaaatcctccccttttaataccctataaagtgaatttcaaacaggaaaaagggagtgtgagagagaacccacaaaaacacaaaggcagtttgtgaaattgagcttgatgaatctggtcatttgtggggccagcactagaaaAACGTGacaatgaaagctgccggattgtcataaaaacacatctgggtcacgactgtccttcagggaagggaacccacctcccatgacagtcccacatgggaaattgttggtcccactgggcccagaagtactgggggtgaaacccagcagcttctccctcctccccactccagctcaaactgatgcaacgaacagacccacacaggaggtcaGGGagagacttccacatccagcgccctccCTGATAGAGCGACTGGGAATTTCTGGGcctgctgcataaatgcaagtggtGTGCGGGTGGCACTGCTcccggggtttgctggtgccaAGCTTGGCGGCTCTGACTCGGGGCctgagagctgcactgggtgttacccggggcctgagagctgcactgggtgttacctggggcctgagagccgcactcggtgaaaaaacaggcagacaaaaagcaggaaactgtcgaccaattagccttacatctgttgttgggagtccattattaaagaagcagtagcaggacatttggaaaagcaaaattcggtcaggcagagtcagcaaggattaatgaaggggaaattaagtttgacaaatttgctggaattctttgagcatgtaatgaacagggtggataaagtggatgtggtgtaattggacatccagaaggtatttgacaaggtgccacataaaaggttactgcacaagataaaagttcacggggttgggggtactatattagcatggattgaggattggctaactaacagaaaacagagagtcgggataaatggttcattctggggttggcaatcagtaactagtggggtgccacagggatcagtgctgggaccccaactatttacaatctatattaacgacttggaagaagggactgagtgtaacgtagccaagtttgctgatgatataaagatgggaggaaaagcaatgtgtgaggaggacacaaagaatatgcaaaaggacacagttaggctcagtgagtgggcaaaaatttggcagatggagtataatgttggaaagtgtgaggtcatgcactttggcagaaaaaaaatcaaagagcaagttattattgaaatggagaaagattgtaaagtgctgcagtacagcgggacctgggggtacttgtgcatgaaacacaaaaggttagtatgcaggtgaagcaagtgatcaggaaggccaatggaatcttgaactttattgcaaaggggctggagtataaaagcagggaagtcttgctacagttatacaggttacaggttattggtgaggccacacctggaatactgcgtgcagttttggtttccatatttatgaaaggatatagttgctttggaggcagttcagagaaggttcattaggttgattccggagatgaagggattgacttatgagaagaggttgggcctctactcattggaattcagaagaatgaatgagaggtgatttatcgaaatgtataagattatgagggggcttgacaaggtggatgcagagagaatgttttcactgataggggggactagaactaggaggcataatcttagaataaggggctacccatttaaaactgagatgaggaggaatttcttctctcagagggttgtaaatctgtggaattcgctgcctcagagagctgtggaagccgggacattgaatatatttaagatcgagatagacagtttattaaccgataagggaataagaggttatggggagcaggcatggaattggacctgagtccatgatcggatcagtcatgatcgtattaaatggcggagcaggctcaaggggccgtatggcctactcctgctcctattttttatgttcttatttttttatATTGTGGgtatctggtatatgaatgtgggttgactctgtatctgcccatctctggtatgtggatgagggttttactgtgtgtgtcagtttctaatacgagagtgtgggttttatcctgtacctatcaatttctggtaattgcctgtgggtttcattctgtatctttccattcctggtgtgtgagtgtgtgtgttttgtgctctctgtccatctctgttatgtgaatgtgagctctccttcatacccgtcattctccagtatgttagtattgttttactatgTACCACCAATTACTGATAGAGTATTCGTTTTACTTTCTGTCAAtttttgttatggaggtgagtgtttatgctgaatctgtcagtctctggtaaatgagtctgagtttcactctgcatctatctgtctctggtatgtgagtgtgggcctttctctgtatctctccatttctgttatgggagtctgggttttacatagaaacatagaaaataggtgcaggagtaggccattcggcccttctagcctgcaccgccattcaatgagttcatggctgaacatgcaacttcagtaccccattcctgctttctcaccataccccttgatccccctagtcgtaaggacttcatctaactcctttttgaatatattgaatgaattggcctcaacaactttctgtggtagagaattccacaggttcaccactctctgggtgaagaaattcctcctcatctcggtcctaaatggctcagcccttatccttaagactgtgtcccctggttgtggacttccccaacattggaaacattcttcctgcatctaacctgtctaaccccgtcagaatttttaacgtttctatgaggtcccctctcattcttcttaactcctgtgaatacaagcccagttgatccagtctttcttgataggtcagtcccgccatcccgggaatcagtctggtgaacctttgctgcactcccgcaatagcaagaatgtccttcctcaggttaggagaccaaaactgtacacaatactccaggtgtggcctcaccaaggccctgtacaaatgtagcaacacctccctgcccctgtactcaaatcccctcgctatgaaggccaacatgccatttgctttcttaaccgcctgctgtacctgcatgccaaccttcaatgactgatgtaccatgacacccaggtctcgttgcacctccccttttcctaatctgtcaccattcagataatagtctgtctctctgtttttaccaccaaagtggataacctcacatttatccacattatacttcacctgccatgcatttgcccactcacctaacctatccaagtcgctctgcagcctcatagcatcctcctcgcagctcacactgccacccaacttagtatcatccgcaaatttggagatactacatttaatcccctcgtctaaatcattaatgtacagtgtaaacagctggggccccagcacagaaccatgcggtaccccactagtcactgcctgccattctgaaaagtccccatttactcctactctttgcttcctgtctgacaaccagttctcaatccatgtcagcacactacccccaatcccatgtgctttaactttgcacattaatttcttgtgtgggactttgtcgaacgccttctgaaagtccaaatatacaacatcaactggttctcccttgtccactctactggaaacatcctcaaaaaattccagaagatttgtcaagcatgatttccctttcacaaatccatgttgacttggacctatcatgtcacctctttccaaatgcactgctatgacatccttaataattgattccatcattttacccactaccgatgtcaggctgatcggtctataattccctgttatctctctccctcctttttttaaaagtggggttacattggctaccctccactccataggaactgatccagagtcaatggaatgttggaaaatgactgtcaatgcatccactatttccaaggccacctccttaagtactctgggatgcagtccat
This is a stretch of genomic DNA from Pristiophorus japonicus isolate sPriJap1 unplaced genomic scaffold, sPriJap1.hap1 HAP1_SCAFFOLD_29, whole genome shotgun sequence. It encodes these proteins:
- the LOC139248205 gene encoding zinc finger protein 23-like; its protein translation is MEAEGTVHSGEKRYTCSVCGQGFSQSSNLERHKRSHIGEKPCKCEDCGKRFNYPSQLKMHQPFTCSDCGKGLTASSHLLTHQVPTGERLFICSDCGKGFTASSHLLTHQQVPTGGRPFICSDCGKGFTQSSSLLRQQRVHTGERPFKCSDCEKSFKSKQQLLTHQRVHTGERPFTCSECGKRFTQSSSLLIHQQVHTGERPFSCSDCGKGFTQLFALLRHQRVHTEERTFKCSNCKKSFKSKQQLLTHQRVHTGERPFTCSECGKGFTQLFALLTHQRVHTGERPFKCSDCEKSFKSKQHLLIHQRLHAGERPFTCSECGKGFILSYHLLRHQRIHTGERPFSCSECGMGFTRSAHLLRHQRIHTGERPFSCSECGKGFIRSSNLLSHQRVHK